TTGGCTTACGCCGGAAACGTGGATTAAAAAAATGGGCGCAGAACATATTGCGCGCGCCTATGAAGATAATGAAATTAATCAGTTGCTTCGCAAGGCAGAGGCTTTGTCGGCATTTCAATGTCCGCGTTGCCGTGTCGCGCTGATGGAGGTTTTGTACGAAGGCGCGCCGGTTTATAAGTGCGTGACATGTTACGGAATTCTTTTAGAAGAAAATGATGTGAGTAAAGTTTTAGCCAGGGAAGAAATGGGATTTTCGAAAGATGTTATCCGCGAATCGGAGATCTTAAAAAATCAGCAGAAGTTCTGGGGACCTAGAAAAATATCAGCTCAGTCGCAAGATAATCTGACATGTCCGGGGTGCAAACACGTAGCAACAAAAATGGTGCGGATGTTTTATAGCGCGGTCTATCCTATTGAAATTGATAAGTGTATTTTTTGCGGCAAATTGTGGTTTGACCGTCACGAATTGGAAATTCTGCAATATCGCATTGAAGAAAATAGAAAGTTAGAATAAAGAGCTAGTATTTTAATAAAAGGAGAATAAATGAAGCCGTATATCTGGGCGCTTATGACAGCGCTGGTGTGGGGATGTGTTCCTGTTTTAGAAAAATTGGGTTTAGCCAAAATGCCTGTTTTGGTAGGGATTTTTTACCGCAGTTTCGGAGTTATCATAGGGATGATGCTCATCGTATTTTTTAAATTTAATTTACTGAAAGAATCTTTGGCCAATATCCCGTTTGGGGTTTTTTATCTTGTCGTCGGAGGATTTCTCGCCAGCGTCGTCGGACAGATCATGTTCTATCACGCGCTTCAGGGCGGGGAAGCTTCCAAGGTTGTTCCTCTGGCGGCGTCTTATCCTCTTATTAGTTTTCTGATCGGAGCAATCTTTCTGGGAGAGTCGGTCACGGCGGCAAAATTAGGTGGATTATTTTTTATTATCTTGGGAGTTATTCTACTCAAATAATTATTTATGCGAACATTTGATCCCAGCGAAACGTCGGTCCAATTCTTAAAAGGCGTTGGCCCTTCCAAGAAAAAACTTTTCTTCCAGCTCGGTGTCGAGACGGTCGAGGATTTGCTGTATTTTTTTCCTCGTCGTTACGAAGACCGCACGAATTTAACATCCATTGATAAAGTAAATATTGGAGAAGAGCATACGATCTCGGGAGAGGTCATGGATTTTCACGGGAAGAAAAGCTGGTTCCAGCGTAAACACGTTACAGAGATCTTGGTGAACGACGGAACGGCAAAAATTTCCTGCATTTGGTTCAACCAGCCTTATCTCGAACGTTATTTTCAAACCGGAACAAAAGCGGTTTTTCACGGCAAGGTTGGCATGTATAAAGACACATTGCAGATGGTTGCTCCGGAATACGAAATCATCGATGATGAAGATGACGGAGAAAATCTTAACTTAGGGCGCATTGTTCCAATTTATCCTTTGACGCGGGGAATCACACAGCGCTATTTGCGCCGAACGATCAAGCGGGCGCTTGATCAATACGCCAATCATGCAAAAGATATTTTATCGTATGAATTGCGCCAGAAATATCATTTGGAGAATTTAGTTAAAAGCCTGATCAATCTTCATTTCCCGGAAACACTACAGATGCAAGAGCAGGCTTACAAAAGAATTTCTTTTGAAGAGTTCTTTCTTTTTCAGGTTTCGGTTTTACTGCGCCGGATGAACATTGTTCGCCAGCAGGGTGTGGCGCATAAAATTGATGATTCGCTTCTATCGGAGTTTTCCGGTTCATTTGATTTTAAACTTACGCAAGCGCAGGAAAAAGTGATCAAGGAAATCGCGTCTGACATGAAAAATCAAGCGCCGATGCATAGGCTCTTACAGGGCGATGTCGGTTCGGGAAAAACCGTGGTGGCGCTTTTTGGATGCGTGGCGGCGAAACGTAACGGTTTTCAAAGTGTCTTTATGGCTCCGACGGAAATTTTAGCCCAACAGCATTATGAAGTCTTGAAAGGCTTTATCAAGAAATCTTCGTTTAAAAATATTCGTTTAGAGCTTTTGATCGGCAGTACGCCGGAAGACGAAAAAGAAAAGATCTGCAAAAAAGCGCAATCCGGAGGCGTTGACCTTATTGTCGGAACGCATGCGCTTATCCAAGAAAATTTAAGTTTTAAGAATTTAAGTTTCGCGGTCGTCGATGAGCAGCATAAATTCGGTGTGCGCCAACGCGCGCTTCTTTCGGCCAAGGGAATGAATCCTGATATTTTGGTCATGACGGCAACACCCATTCCGC
The nucleotide sequence above comes from Candidatus Omnitrophota bacterium. Encoded proteins:
- a CDS encoding EamA family transporter: MKPYIWALMTALVWGCVPVLEKLGLAKMPVLVGIFYRSFGVIIGMMLIVFFKFNLLKESLANIPFGVFYLVVGGFLASVVGQIMFYHALQGGEASKVVPLAASYPLISFLIGAIFLGESVTAAKLGGLFFIILGVILLK
- the recG gene encoding ATP-dependent DNA helicase RecG, with product MRTFDPSETSVQFLKGVGPSKKKLFFQLGVETVEDLLYFFPRRYEDRTNLTSIDKVNIGEEHTISGEVMDFHGKKSWFQRKHVTEILVNDGTAKISCIWFNQPYLERYFQTGTKAVFHGKVGMYKDTLQMVAPEYEIIDDEDDGENLNLGRIVPIYPLTRGITQRYLRRTIKRALDQYANHAKDILSYELRQKYHLENLVKSLINLHFPETLQMQEQAYKRISFEEFFLFQVSVLLRRMNIVRQQGVAHKIDDSLLSEFSGSFDFKLTQAQEKVIKEIASDMKNQAPMHRLLQGDVGSGKTVVALFGCVAAKRNGFQSVFMAPTEILAQQHYEVLKGFIKKSSFKNIRLELLIGSTPEDEKEKICKKAQSGGVDLIVGTHALIQENLSFKNLSFAVVDEQHKFGVRQRALLSAKGMNPDILVMTATPIPRTLCLTLYGDLDISILNEMPPGRGITKTVLFSEEEALKAYEFARGIMRGGHQAYIIYPIVEESQKLDMKAAKIMFEEFKKKEFKDFRVGLVHGQMKKAQAQSTMEQFKKKEIDILVATTILEVGVDVPNAAVMIIEHAQRFGLSQLHQLRGRVGRGKDNATCILIANPTTADAKARLEAILSTSDGFKIAEKDLLIRGPGEFFGRHQHGLNELKIANPLTQLDILELARAEAIELTKTDPKLQHPSHMVIKALIEKRYPSYLAMAMAG